One Triticum dicoccoides isolate Atlit2015 ecotype Zavitan chromosome 4B, WEW_v2.0, whole genome shotgun sequence genomic window carries:
- the LOC119291752 gene encoding beta-glucuronosyltransferase GlcAT14A-like, producing MHSPAPAAGAASVLPKDSRPLPYLLLVSLLLLLLLHFLSSSSPSTPAPPDAPHRAPLPAGAVSAGPAPPALAFLLTGSAGDADRLHRLLLATYHPRNLYLLLLDRAAPAHDRARLAREVRAGPGRAGNVHVVGDPGFANPRGASALAAVLHGAALLLQLGQGWDWFVHLDAGDYPLVAPDDLLHVLSYLPRDINFIQHTSYIGWKESRHIRPIVVDPGLYLSSRTDIFYATQKRELPSAYKLFTGSSSVILSRAFTEYCIVGTNNLPRTMLMYYTNMPLPHKKYFQTVLCNSPKFNRTVVNHDLHYWASDETSKNEPRLLTLTDAENMTTSSAAFGTRFAKDDPVLDHIDEEILQRMTGEPAPGGWCIGVGDDSPCSVSGSTDVLRPGPAAVKLAKFLAQRLSYPGFYSQQCVWD from the exons ATGCATTCCCCCGCGCCGGCCGCGGGCGCCGCCTCCGTCCTCCCCAAGGACTCCCGCCCGCTCCCCTACCTCCTCCTCGTctccctcctgctcctcctcctgctccacttcctctcctcctcctccccttctacgCCCGCGCCTCCGGACGCGCCCCACCGCGCGCCGCTCCCGGCCGGCGCCGTCTCCGCCGGCCCTGCCCCGCCCGCGCTCGCATTCCTCCTCACCGGCTCCGCGGGCGACGCCGACCGCCTCCACCGCCTGCTCCTCGCCACCTACCACCCCCGCAATctctacctcctcctcctcgaccgcgcCGCCCCCGCGCATGACCGCGCGCGGCTCGCCCGCGAGGTGCGCGCTGGCCCCGGCCGCGCCGGCAACGTCCACGTAGTTGGCGACCCCGGGTTCGCCAACCCGCGCGGCGCGTCCGCGCTCGCTGCCGTGCTGCACGGCGCCGCGCTGCTGCTGCAGCTCGGCCAGGGCTGGGACTGGTTCGTGCACCTCGACGCCGGGGACTACCCGCTCGTCGCCCCCGACG ATCTCCTACATGTCTTATCATATCTACCAAGGGATATAAACTTCATTCAGCATACCAGTTATATTGGTTGGAAGGA GTCAAGACATATAAGACCAATTGTTGTTGATCCTGGTCTATACCTCTCATCAAGGACTGACATTTTTTATGCCACTCAAAAGCGTGAACTGCCAAGTGCATACAAATTATTTACTG GTTCTTCATCTGTCATCCTTTCTCGGGCATTTACCGAGTATTGTATCGTCGGAACAAATAATCTACCGAGAACTATGCTAATGTACTACACTAACATGCCCTTGCCGCACAAGAAGTATTTCCAGACAGTCCTCTGCAATTCCCCCAAGTTCAACAGGACCGTTGTTAACCACGACCTGCACTACTGGGCATCGGATGAAACTTCCAAAAACGAGCCCCGTCTGCTGACACTAACTGACGCGGAAAACATGACCACGAGCAGTGCAGCCTTCGGCACTAGATTCGCCAAGGATGACCCTGTGCTCGACCACATCGACGAGGAGATTCTGCAACGTATGACTGGAGAGCCGGCTCCAGGGGGATGGTGCATAGGTGTTGGGGACGACAGTCCCTGTTCTGTTTCCGGTAGCACGGATGTTCTTAGACCTGGGCCTGCGGCTGTGAAACTTGCCAAGTTCCTCGCACAAAGGCTATCCTATCCAGGTTTTTATTCTCAGCAGTGTGTATGGGACTGA